The Manihot esculenta cultivar AM560-2 chromosome 11, M.esculenta_v8, whole genome shotgun sequence genome includes a region encoding these proteins:
- the LOC110626123 gene encoding transcription factor bHLH68: MMAGNPSRWSVHPPSQQPSSLLSSSPSPSLFPSQYVLGSSSSHPFNSLTDNQELPQSWSQLLLGGLSGEEDRFGLSHFQPKKLENWEDPILNPYSRVPVVADVKQEIPQNSNLYGHGDEEFQQLRPTTWPQVMPVSSPRSCITTLSSNILDFSYNKPCVRSQHPDQSSECNSTATGGLSKKPRVQPYPTQPPLKVRKEKLGDRITALHQLVSPFGKTDTASVLLEAIGYIRFLQGQIEALSSPYLGNSSSNVRNQQSVQGEKNSMFPEDPGQDSHEMPKDLRSRGLCLVPVSCTQHVGSDNGADYWAPAIGGGF; encoded by the exons ATGATGGCTGGAAACCCTAGCCGGTGGAGCGTGCATCCACCATCTCAACAGCCTTCTTCTTTGTTATCTTCATCTCCTTCTCCATCTCTCTTCCCTTCCCAATACGTGCTCGGATCTTCTTCTTCACATCCTTTTAATTCTTTGACTGATAACCAAGAGCTTCCTCAGTCATGGAGCCAACTACTTTT GGGGGGTTTGTCAGGAGAAGAAGATAGGTTTGGTCTAAGTCACTTTCAACCTAAAAAGTTGGAAAATTGGGAAGACCCAATCTTGAATCCTTACTCAAGGGTTCCTGTAGTTGCTGATGTAAAGCAAGAAATTCCTCAAAATAGCAATTTGTACGGTCATGGAGATGAAGAATTTCAGCAGCTCAGGCCTACTACTTGGCCACAAGTAATGCCAGTCTCGTCTCCTAGGTCTTGTATTACAACTCTCAGTAGTAATATACTGGACTTCTCTTATAACAAGCCATGTGTGAGGAGTCAACATCCAGATCAATCATCTGAG TGCAATAGTACAGCCACTGGTGGACTGAGCAAGAAGCCTAGGGTTCAGCCGTATCCGACCCAACCACCTCTAAAG GTGAGGAAGGAGAAGTTGGGTGATAGAATCACAGCACTCCACCAGCTAGTTTCCCCATTTGGAAAG ACTGACACAGCTTCTGTCTTGTTAGAAGCTATTGGATATATCAGATTCCTGCAGGGTCAAATTGAG GCCCTTAGCTCCCCTTACTTGGGCAATTCATCATCAAACGTTAGGAACCAACAATCT gtTCAAGGAGAAAAAAATTCCATGTTTCCTGAAGACCCAGGTCAG GATAGCCATGAAATGCCAAAGgacttgaggagcagaggtctGTGCTTGGTTCCTGTGTCTTGTACTCAGCATGTCGGAAGCGATAATGGTGCTGATTATTGGGCTCCAGCGATCGGCGGGGGGTTCTGA